From the Amycolatopsis thermoflava N1165 genome, one window contains:
- a CDS encoding GbsR/MarR family transcriptional regulator, protein MSNQDNQDDVLRWVERVATFCVEEWALPPITGRILGLLMICDPPERSAGEIAEAIQASRASLTSNMRFLATIGLIRKVRVPGDRTTYYRIEDDAWHKVVQRKLDGLSAFDDIADEGMALASGNGLDAQRIRSAQRALTWLRDIAARNPLQP, encoded by the coding sequence ATGTCCAATCAGGACAACCAGGACGACGTGCTGCGGTGGGTGGAGCGGGTCGCCACCTTCTGCGTGGAGGAGTGGGCGCTACCGCCGATCACCGGGCGCATCCTCGGCCTGCTGATGATCTGCGACCCGCCCGAGCGCTCCGCGGGCGAGATCGCCGAGGCGATCCAGGCCAGCCGCGCTTCGCTGACCTCGAACATGCGCTTCCTGGCCACCATCGGGCTCATCCGCAAGGTGCGGGTGCCCGGCGACCGCACCACCTACTACCGCATCGAGGACGACGCCTGGCACAAGGTGGTCCAGCGCAAGCTCGACGGCCTCAGCGCCTTCGACGACATCGCCGACGAAGGCATGGCGCTGGCCAGTGGCAACGGCCTCGACGCCCAGCGCATCCGCTCCGCCCAACGCGCCCTGACCTGGCTGCGGGACATCGCCGCCCGCAACCCCCTGCAACCGTGA
- a CDS encoding class I SAM-dependent methyltransferase, giving the protein MRTLVQRLRPDLDPLRETLLLTLYARALDSKLPRPILGDADSAALADTIDYDFARLKLKPSLICGTALRAKKLDDAVRGFVAAHPRAVVLDLGCGLDTRVLRCDPPAGVDWYDIDFPDVVALRTQLLPDRSERLGVDLTEPGWLDPLPRDRPAMIVAEGLLPFLPGDTFQRMTRELTAHFDTGELAINGYTRFAAWSMKYHPAIKAIGITAAQGFDDPRTPETWNAGLTLVEEQLLTRAPEVADFPQPLRVATRLISHSAALSRQGTRILRYRF; this is encoded by the coding sequence GTGAGGACCCTCGTGCAACGCCTGCGACCAGACCTGGATCCGCTCCGCGAGACCCTGCTGCTCACCCTCTACGCGAGGGCGCTGGACAGCAAACTTCCCCGCCCGATCCTCGGTGACGCCGACTCCGCCGCGCTCGCCGACACGATCGACTACGACTTCGCCCGGCTCAAGCTCAAACCCAGCCTCATCTGCGGCACTGCCCTGCGCGCCAAGAAACTCGACGACGCCGTCCGGGGGTTCGTCGCCGCCCACCCCCGCGCCGTCGTGCTCGACCTCGGCTGCGGACTCGACACCCGCGTCCTCCGCTGCGACCCGCCCGCCGGTGTCGACTGGTACGACATCGACTTCCCCGACGTCGTCGCCCTGCGGACCCAGCTGCTCCCGGACCGCTCGGAACGCCTCGGCGTCGACCTGACCGAACCGGGCTGGCTCGACCCGCTGCCGCGCGACCGACCGGCCATGATCGTCGCCGAGGGCCTGCTGCCGTTCCTGCCCGGCGACACCTTCCAGCGGATGACCCGCGAACTCACCGCGCACTTCGACACCGGCGAGCTCGCCATCAACGGCTACACCCGCTTCGCCGCCTGGTCGATGAAATACCACCCGGCGATCAAGGCCATCGGCATCACCGCCGCCCAGGGCTTCGACGACCCGCGCACCCCCGAAACCTGGAACGCCGGCCTGACCCTGGTCGAAGAGCAACTGCTCACCCGCGCCCCGGAAGTGGCGGACTTCCCCCAGCCGCTGCGCGTGGCCACCCGGCTCATCAGCCACAGCGCTGCACTGTCCCGGCAAGGCACCCGCATACTCCGGTACCGCTTCTGA
- a CDS encoding nucleotidyltransferase domain-containing protein: MDDRGLAPDGTIAREGSLEWISAEFAPVVEALRAHVAGTFARLHSAYLYGSIPRGTAVPGVSDLDVLLVLRDEPSDADRADARRIEAALDRAFPQINGAGIQLAGARTLLSDAERHDGGFFVACLCTPLLGDDLAEHLPRYRPTSLLARETNGSLAALLPGWRTRAAAAVTDHDRRTLSRPVSRRLVRTGFTLVMPRWGGWTSDLDKSAELFGRYYPERLGQMRTAAVTARAPSADPAVLELLIDDLGPWLAAEYTATHGEQAPRP; the protein is encoded by the coding sequence GTGGACGATCGTGGTCTGGCGCCGGACGGGACGATCGCGCGGGAGGGCTCTCTGGAATGGATCTCCGCAGAGTTCGCCCCCGTCGTCGAGGCGCTGCGGGCGCACGTCGCTGGGACTTTCGCGCGCCTGCACAGCGCCTATCTGTACGGCAGCATCCCGCGCGGCACCGCCGTCCCCGGGGTCTCCGACCTCGACGTCCTGCTCGTCCTCCGCGACGAGCCCAGCGACGCCGATCGCGCTGATGCCAGGAGGATCGAGGCCGCTCTCGACCGTGCGTTCCCGCAGATCAACGGCGCCGGCATCCAGCTCGCCGGCGCTCGCACGCTGCTCAGCGACGCCGAACGCCACGACGGCGGCTTCTTCGTCGCCTGCCTGTGCACGCCGCTCCTGGGTGACGACCTCGCCGAGCACCTGCCCCGTTACCGCCCAACGTCCTTGCTCGCGCGGGAGACCAACGGCAGTCTCGCAGCGCTGCTCCCGGGCTGGCGCACGCGCGCGGCCGCGGCAGTGACGGACCACGACCGCCGGACCCTGAGCCGGCCGGTGTCACGCCGCCTCGTGCGGACCGGGTTCACGCTGGTCATGCCCCGCTGGGGCGGCTGGACGAGCGACCTGGACAAGTCCGCCGAACTCTTCGGCCGCTACTACCCCGAGCGACTCGGCCAGATGCGCACCGCCGCGGTGACCGCCCGCGCACCCTCCGCCGACCCCGCGGTCCTGGAACTGCTGATCGACGACCTGGGCCCCTGGCTCGCCGCCGAGTACACCGCCACCCACGGCGAACAAGCGCCCCGGCCCTGA
- a CDS encoding potassium channel family protein codes for MWEKRMEWPLTGVAVLFLGAYAWPILQPSLGSAGRVWCEVVTWLAWGLFALDYVVRLVQSPDKPRFLRRHVLDLLVIVLPLLRPLRLLRLVAMLNVLNRTAALALRGRVVVYFVGATVLIVFCAALAVLEAERPIEEAGIRNFPDALWWAVTTITTVGYGDRYPVSGTGRLIAVGLMVAGIALLGVVTATFASWLVRRVEEVEATSQTVTRAQIAELSREIAELRAALAASEREET; via the coding sequence ATGTGGGAAAAGCGCATGGAGTGGCCGCTGACGGGCGTAGCGGTGTTGTTCCTCGGCGCCTACGCCTGGCCGATCCTCCAGCCGTCGCTCGGCAGCGCCGGCCGGGTGTGGTGCGAGGTCGTCACCTGGCTCGCGTGGGGGCTGTTCGCGCTGGACTACGTCGTGCGACTGGTCCAGTCACCGGACAAACCGCGATTCCTGCGGCGTCACGTGCTGGACCTCCTGGTCATCGTGCTCCCGCTGCTCCGCCCGCTGCGGCTGCTGCGCCTCGTCGCGATGCTGAACGTCCTCAACCGCACCGCCGCGCTCGCCCTGCGCGGGCGGGTCGTCGTGTACTTCGTCGGCGCCACGGTGCTGATCGTCTTCTGCGCGGCGCTCGCAGTGCTCGAAGCGGAGCGGCCGATCGAGGAGGCCGGCATCCGGAACTTCCCGGACGCGTTGTGGTGGGCGGTCACGACGATCACCACCGTCGGCTACGGCGACCGCTACCCGGTGTCCGGCACCGGACGGCTGATCGCGGTCGGGCTGATGGTCGCGGGCATCGCGCTGCTCGGCGTGGTCACGGCGACCTTCGCGTCGTGGCTGGTGCGCCGGGTCGAGGAGGTCGAGGCAACGTCGCAGACCGTGACGCGCGCGCAGATCGCCGAGCTGAGCCGCGAGATCGCCGAACTGCGCGCCGCCCTCGCCGCAAGTGAGCGGGAGGAAACATGA
- the dusB gene encoding tRNA dihydrouridine synthase DusB, with protein sequence MEDVTATLSKPALKIGPYEVDPPVVLAPMAGITNVAFRRLCREYGAGLYVCEMITARAVVERHPGTMHMMAFDQGEYPRSMQLYGVDPKTMREAVKIIVGEGLADHIDSNFGCPVAKVTRKGGGAALPYKRKLFAQIVRASVEAAEAAGVPFTVKFRIGIDDDHHTFLDAGRIAEAEGAAAVSLHARTAAQRYSGKADWSAVARLKEAVQTIPVLGNGDIFTADDALRMVAETGCDGVVVGRGCLGRPWLFGELEAAFAGRPIPEGPRLGEVARVLRRHAELLVQHDGHDKAMRDLRKHMAWYFMGFPVGSELRRRFAMVSSMDELDELIGQLDHEAPFPADALGPRGRQGSPGKVTLPHGWLDNPDDDLVPEAEDMHSGG encoded by the coding sequence ATGGAGGACGTGACCGCCACCCTGAGCAAGCCCGCACTGAAGATCGGCCCGTACGAGGTCGATCCCCCAGTGGTGCTCGCGCCGATGGCCGGCATCACGAACGTCGCGTTCCGGCGGCTGTGCCGCGAGTACGGCGCGGGGCTGTACGTGTGCGAGATGATCACCGCCCGCGCCGTCGTCGAGCGGCACCCCGGGACCATGCACATGATGGCCTTCGACCAGGGCGAGTACCCCCGGTCGATGCAGCTGTACGGCGTGGACCCGAAGACGATGCGGGAAGCCGTCAAGATCATCGTCGGCGAGGGCCTCGCGGACCACATCGACAGCAACTTCGGCTGCCCGGTCGCCAAGGTCACCCGCAAGGGCGGCGGCGCGGCGCTGCCGTACAAGCGGAAGCTGTTCGCGCAGATCGTGCGCGCGTCGGTGGAGGCGGCCGAGGCTGCGGGCGTGCCGTTCACGGTCAAGTTCCGGATCGGCATCGACGACGACCACCACACCTTCCTCGACGCCGGCCGCATCGCCGAGGCCGAGGGCGCGGCGGCGGTGTCGCTGCACGCGCGCACGGCCGCGCAGCGCTACTCGGGCAAGGCCGACTGGAGCGCGGTCGCCCGGCTGAAGGAGGCCGTGCAGACCATCCCGGTGCTGGGCAACGGCGACATCTTCACGGCCGACGACGCGCTGCGGATGGTGGCCGAGACCGGGTGCGACGGTGTGGTCGTCGGCCGCGGGTGCCTGGGCAGGCCGTGGCTGTTCGGCGAGCTGGAGGCCGCGTTCGCCGGCCGCCCGATCCCGGAGGGGCCCCGGCTGGGTGAGGTCGCCAGGGTCCTGCGGCGGCACGCGGAGCTGCTGGTCCAGCACGACGGCCACGACAAGGCGATGCGCGACCTGCGCAAGCACATGGCCTGGTACTTCATGGGCTTCCCGGTGGGCTCGGAGCTGCGCCGTCGGTTCGCGATGGTGTCGTCGATGGACGAGCTGGACGAGCTGATCGGCCAGCTGGACCACGAGGCGCCCTTCCCGGCGGACGCCCTCGGCCCGCGTGGCCGCCAGGGTTCGCCCGGAAAGGTCACGCTGCCGCACGGCTGGCTCGACAACCCGGACGACGACCTGGTGCCCGAAGCCGAGGACATGCACTCGGGCGGCTGA
- a CDS encoding glycoside hydrolase family 78 protein has protein sequence MTVTAVRFEHHDVALGIGTGTPRLSWQVRTDDPDWSQTAYEVELNGSATVRVESAEQVLVPWPFEPLPSRTRATVRVRVDDEWSEPATVETGLLRTEDWSARFISPRTIGGIGQRAPILTRSVELRPGIVSARLYATAHGVYTASINGARVGDEVLAPGWTSYEHRLRYQTHDVTSLLREGTNDLEFLLGNGWFRGRLGWNGRRALYGDRLALLAQLEVTYADGTTEVIGTDERWSATESRITADDLYDGQRTDLTLSESEVDEVEVVEADLSRLVAPEGPPVRVTEVVPAVRVWSSPSGKTLVDFGQNVVGWVRLRVRDAREVTVRHAEVLEDGELGVRPLRSAKATDTYVLPGGTETVLEPSLTFHGFRYAEVSGVDDLRAADLEAVVVHSDLRRTGWFSCSDPDLEKFHENVVWGMRGNFLDVPTDCPQRDERLGWTGDIQVFSPTASFLYDCAGFLRSWLADLAADQHPDGAVPFVIPDVLPGDSPAATAWGDAAVIVPWVLYQRFGDAEVLARQFDSMRGWVDKIASLTTDGVWAGGFQFGDWLDPAAPPDDPFAAKADSDVVATAYLARSAEIVAAAAEVLGRNGSKYRTLSEQTRAAFAREYVTGSGRVLSDAPTVYAQAIEWALLPTAEQRAVAGRRLADLVRTNGFRIATGFVGTPLITDALTTAGHPELAYRLLLERGCPSWLYPVTMGATTIWERWDSMLPDGSINPGEMTSFNHYALGAVADWMHRTVAGLAPAAPGYRSIVVRPVPDAALTHASARHETPYGAASVAWRRADGKLTLDVVVPPGVRADVHVPGGPVAEVRHGTHSWTVDDPCLSQPRVRTIRELIGSSKWPDAVSLLVSHGLAEDAVDAAHRAGRYLDRPAAELAGFLAMKTLSDGSDAKRALEKLLA, from the coding sequence TTGACCGTCACCGCCGTCCGCTTCGAGCACCACGACGTCGCGCTGGGCATCGGCACCGGCACGCCCCGCCTGTCCTGGCAGGTCCGCACCGACGACCCGGACTGGTCGCAGACCGCGTACGAGGTCGAGCTGAACGGTTCGGCGACGGTGCGGGTCGAATCCGCCGAGCAGGTGCTGGTGCCGTGGCCGTTCGAACCGCTGCCGTCGCGGACCCGGGCGACCGTGCGGGTGCGCGTCGACGACGAGTGGTCCGAGCCGGCCACCGTGGAAACCGGCCTGCTGCGCACGGAGGACTGGTCGGCGCGGTTCATCAGCCCGCGCACGATCGGCGGCATCGGGCAGCGCGCGCCGATCCTCACCCGCAGTGTGGAGCTGCGACCGGGCATCGTGTCGGCCCGGCTGTACGCGACGGCGCACGGCGTCTACACCGCGTCGATCAACGGGGCCCGGGTCGGTGACGAGGTGCTGGCGCCCGGCTGGACCAGCTATGAGCACCGGCTGCGCTACCAGACCCACGACGTCACCTCGCTGCTCCGCGAGGGGACCAACGACCTGGAATTCCTGCTCGGCAACGGCTGGTTCCGCGGACGGCTGGGGTGGAACGGCCGGCGCGCCCTCTACGGCGATCGCCTCGCGCTGCTGGCCCAGCTGGAGGTGACCTACGCCGACGGCACCACCGAGGTCATCGGCACCGACGAGCGGTGGTCGGCGACGGAGAGCCGGATCACCGCCGACGACCTGTACGACGGGCAGCGCACCGACCTGACGCTGTCGGAGTCCGAAGTGGACGAAGTCGAGGTGGTCGAGGCCGACCTGAGCAGGCTCGTCGCGCCCGAGGGGCCGCCGGTGCGCGTGACCGAGGTGGTGCCCGCGGTGCGCGTGTGGTCGTCGCCGTCCGGGAAGACCCTGGTCGACTTCGGCCAGAACGTGGTCGGCTGGGTGCGGCTGCGCGTGCGGGACGCCCGCGAGGTCACCGTGCGGCACGCCGAGGTGCTGGAGGACGGCGAGCTCGGCGTGCGGCCGCTGCGGTCGGCGAAGGCGACGGACACCTACGTCCTGCCCGGTGGTACCGAAACCGTGCTGGAGCCGAGCCTGACGTTCCACGGGTTCCGGTACGCGGAAGTGTCCGGAGTGGACGATCTGCGGGCCGCGGACCTGGAAGCCGTCGTCGTGCACAGCGATCTGCGGCGCACCGGCTGGTTCAGCTGCTCGGACCCGGACCTGGAGAAGTTCCACGAGAACGTCGTGTGGGGCATGCGCGGCAATTTCCTGGACGTGCCGACCGACTGCCCGCAGCGCGACGAACGGCTCGGCTGGACCGGCGACATCCAGGTCTTCTCGCCCACCGCGTCCTTCCTCTACGACTGCGCCGGGTTCCTCCGCTCGTGGCTGGCCGACCTGGCCGCCGACCAGCATCCGGACGGCGCGGTGCCGTTCGTGATCCCGGACGTGCTGCCCGGCGACAGCCCGGCCGCGACGGCCTGGGGCGACGCCGCGGTGATCGTGCCGTGGGTGCTCTACCAGCGGTTCGGCGACGCGGAGGTGCTCGCCCGGCAGTTCGACAGCATGCGCGGGTGGGTCGACAAGATCGCCTCGTTGACCACGGACGGCGTGTGGGCGGGCGGGTTCCAGTTCGGCGACTGGCTGGACCCGGCCGCGCCGCCGGACGACCCGTTCGCCGCGAAGGCCGACTCGGACGTGGTGGCGACGGCGTACCTCGCGCGGTCCGCGGAGATCGTCGCCGCGGCGGCGGAGGTGCTGGGCCGGAACGGTTCGAAATACCGGACGCTGTCCGAACAGACGCGCGCCGCGTTCGCCAGGGAGTACGTCACCGGATCGGGCCGGGTGCTCTCGGACGCGCCGACCGTCTACGCGCAGGCGATCGAGTGGGCGCTGCTGCCGACGGCGGAGCAGCGGGCGGTCGCGGGTCGACGACTGGCCGATCTCGTGCGCACCAACGGCTTCCGCATCGCGACCGGGTTCGTGGGCACGCCGCTCATCACGGACGCGCTCACCACGGCCGGCCACCCCGAGCTGGCCTACCGGCTGCTGCTCGAGCGAGGCTGCCCGTCCTGGCTGTACCCGGTGACGATGGGCGCGACGACGATCTGGGAGCGCTGGGACAGCATGCTGCCGGACGGCTCGATCAACCCGGGCGAGATGACCTCGTTCAACCACTACGCGCTGGGCGCGGTGGCCGACTGGATGCACCGCACGGTCGCCGGGCTGGCGCCCGCCGCGCCCGGGTACCGGTCGATCGTCGTGCGCCCGGTGCCGGACGCCGCGCTCACCCACGCCTCGGCCCGGCACGAGACGCCCTACGGTGCGGCTTCGGTGGCCTGGCGCCGGGCGGACGGGAAGCTGACGCTCGACGTCGTGGTGCCGCCCGGGGTGCGGGCCGACGTGCACGTTCCCGGTGGCCCGGTGGCCGAGGTCCGGCACGGCACGCACAGCTGGACCGTCGACGACCCGTGCCTGTCGCAGCCGCGCGTGCGGACCATTCGTGAACTCATCGGCTCGTCGAAGTGGCCGGACGCGGTGTCGCTGCTGGTCTCGCACGGGCTCGCCGAAGACGCGGTGGACGCCGCACACCGGGCCGGGCGGTACCTGGATCGCCCGGCGGCCGAGCTGGCCGGTTTCCTCGCGATGAAGACGCTCTCCGACGGCTCGGACGCGAAGCGGGCGCTGGAGAAGCTGCTGGCGTGA